The uncultured Methanobrevibacter sp. genome has a segment encoding these proteins:
- a CDS encoding HypC/HybG/HupF family hydrogenase formation chaperone → MCIAAPAHVVEINREDKILVADFGGARQQAKIDLLPEVELGDYVLIHAGYAIEKLSEEAAKESLEAWEELLETLEEEDKEMEQARQEFYDSIN, encoded by the coding sequence ATGTGTATTGCAGCACCTGCTCACGTTGTTGAGATTAACAGGGAAGATAAAATTTTAGTTGCTGACTTTGGTGGGGCAAGACAACAGGCTAAAATCGACCTTTTACCTGAAGTCGAGCTTGGCGATTATGTTTTAATCCATGCCGGTTATGCAATTGAAAAATTAAGTGAAGAAGCTGCTAAAGAATCTTTAGAAGCTTGGGAAGAACTTTTGGAAACTCTTGAAGAAGAAGATAAAGAAATGGAACAAGCAAGACAAGAGTTCTACGACTCAATAAATTGA
- a CDS encoding cell wall biosynthesis protein, with amino-acid sequence MMYSSILFALIFVFIVSAVGTAVIDIIFRFLGKRGYMGNLFPNVRGGIPRAVGIVPFIILSFYMLPKFNNLILIIGIFALIDDILGRRKSYRFNIEYGQLSRGIGIILVMIVGLAEGLGLSAIFIALMVQPMNISDMQPGSTCIVTIIMSVLTILVMLLIGSPDYAELPAMYTPLLILVVCLAYSPLDFSGKIMLGEVGNHTFGVALGTAFYVMGGLVGVIVFGIITTALIAFVRRNNLTVFFRQKLRLLDPTFGDFFMDVLTGGGLGDLVRKWVLKDKQYDVRSPLLILLGFRRLLYNPHASHAKSYIPDNYVPRLERRE; translated from the coding sequence ATGATGTATTCATCGATACTTTTTGCATTAATATTTGTTTTTATTGTATCTGCAGTCGGTACGGCTGTAATAGATATTATATTCAGATTTTTGGGAAAAAGGGGATATATGGGAAATCTCTTTCCTAATGTACGGGGAGGTATTCCACGTGCAGTGGGAATTGTGCCGTTCATAATCCTTTCATTTTATATGCTTCCAAAATTCAACAATCTGATTTTGATAATAGGTATTTTTGCATTAATCGATGATATTCTTGGACGCAGAAAATCCTACCGTTTTAATATTGAATATGGACAGTTGTCAAGGGGAATTGGAATAATTCTTGTCATGATTGTCGGTTTGGCTGAAGGATTGGGACTGTCAGCTATATTTATCGCGCTGATGGTTCAGCCAATGAACATTTCAGACATGCAGCCTGGATCAACCTGTATCGTGACAATCATAATGTCAGTTTTGACAATTCTTGTAATGCTTCTTATCGGTTCACCGGACTATGCGGAACTGCCTGCAATGTACACTCCGCTTCTGATACTTGTGGTTTGTCTTGCATACTCTCCACTTGACTTTTCAGGAAAAATCATGCTTGGCGAAGTTGGAAACCACACTTTCGGTGTAGCGCTTGGAACAGCATTCTATGTTATGGGAGGATTGGTTGGAGTGATTGTCTTCGGAATAATCACAACAGCACTGATTGCTTTTGTCAGAAGGAATAACCTAACCGTATTCTTCCGTCAGAAATTGAGATTGCTTGACCCTACATTCGGGGACTTTTTCATGGATGTGTTGACCGGAGGGGGATTGGGAGATCTTGTCAGAAAATGGGTGCTTAAAGACAAGCAATATGATGTCAGATCCCCATTGTTGATTCTTTTAGGATTTAGAAGATTGTTATATAATCCTCATGCAAGTCATGCAAAAAGCTATATTCCGGATAATTATGTTCCAAGGCTTGAAAGAAGGGAATGA
- a CDS encoding CDC48 family AAA ATPase — protein sequence MAENEITLKVAEAISQKDVGQGVARLDPNVMDNLGIHERDLIEIVGERRTAAIALPSQTDIGLSVIRIDGLVRKNSGATIGGEVTVKKAQATEAKKVVLAPTEDNIRVQGDVRGLFAGKVMVQGDIIGSQIRAPRPGMGRGFNSLFDELMDFTPAMREIKFAVISTNPKDIVIVGPNTEVQLHETPVDVSKIEGVSNLVDVSYEDIGGLKEEVKKVREMIEIPLKRPELFEKLGIAPPKGVLMHGPPGTGKTLLAKAVASESDAHFILINGPEIMSKYVGGSEENLREYFEEAEENSPSIIFIDELDAIAPKREETNGEVERRTVAQLLTLMDGLKSRGQVVVIGATNRPDSLDPALRRPGRFDREIEIGVPDTEERKEVLEIHTRNMPLSDDVDLDKIASTTHGFVGADLESLCKEAAMRVVRRILPEIQNDEEIPKEVMEKIVVTGNDFKNAQKEIQPSALREVLVQIPDIKWDDVGGLEDVKQELKEAVEWPLKHPETFQRLGIRPPKGTLLYGIPGTGKTLLAKAVASESEANFISVKGPELLSKWVGESEKGVREVFRKAKQASPTVIFFDEIDAIASARSGNDTDSGVTKRVVNQLLTEMDGLEELEDVAIIAATNRPDILDAGLMRPGRFDRHIEVKEPDEEARISIFKVHTKNMPLSKDVDLKKLAKNTEGYVGADIEAICREAAMLALRDNLETTEIPYKYFKEAIEKVKPGSTQIQDEQLVQYM from the coding sequence ATGGCAGAAAATGAAATCACATTAAAAGTTGCAGAAGCAATTTCACAAAAGGATGTAGGTCAAGGAGTTGCAAGGCTTGACCCAAATGTCATGGACAATTTAGGAATCCATGAGAGAGACCTTATCGAAATCGTTGGTGAAAGAAGAACTGCAGCAATTGCCCTTCCTTCACAAACAGACATTGGCCTTTCAGTAATAAGAATCGACGGATTGGTCCGTAAAAATTCAGGAGCAACAATAGGTGGAGAAGTTACAGTCAAAAAAGCACAGGCTACAGAAGCTAAAAAAGTTGTTCTTGCACCAACCGAAGACAATATCCGTGTACAAGGTGATGTTCGTGGACTGTTTGCAGGAAAAGTGATGGTACAGGGAGACATCATCGGATCCCAAATCCGTGCACCAAGACCTGGTATGGGAAGAGGATTCAACAGTCTCTTTGATGAGCTCATGGACTTTACCCCTGCAATGCGCGAAATCAAATTCGCAGTAATCTCCACAAATCCTAAAGACATCGTAATAGTCGGTCCGAATACCGAAGTGCAACTGCACGAAACTCCTGTGGATGTAAGTAAAATCGAAGGAGTAAGCAACCTCGTTGATGTAAGCTACGAGGACATCGGTGGGCTAAAAGAGGAAGTCAAAAAAGTAAGGGAAATGATTGAAATCCCTCTTAAAAGACCTGAACTCTTTGAAAAACTGGGTATCGCACCACCTAAAGGTGTACTCATGCACGGACCTCCTGGAACCGGTAAAACCTTACTGGCAAAAGCAGTGGCCAGTGAAAGTGACGCTCATTTCATTCTGATAAACGGACCTGAAATCATGAGCAAATATGTGGGTGGATCCGAAGAGAACCTCAGGGAATACTTTGAGGAAGCTGAAGAGAACTCACCTTCAATCATATTCATCGATGAACTTGACGCAATTGCGCCAAAAAGAGAAGAAACAAATGGAGAAGTTGAAAGAAGAACCGTTGCACAACTTCTCACATTGATGGACGGCCTTAAATCACGTGGACAAGTGGTTGTAATCGGTGCAACCAACAGACCGGACTCACTTGACCCTGCACTAAGACGTCCTGGAAGATTTGACAGAGAAATTGAAATCGGTGTACCCGACACAGAAGAGAGAAAAGAAGTGCTGGAAATACATACCAGAAACATGCCTCTATCAGATGATGTAGACCTCGATAAAATAGCAAGCACAACCCACGGGTTTGTGGGAGCTGACCTTGAATCATTATGTAAAGAGGCTGCGATGAGAGTAGTCAGAAGAATACTTCCTGAAATCCAAAACGACGAGGAGATCCCAAAAGAAGTTATGGAAAAAATCGTAGTGACAGGCAATGACTTCAAAAACGCACAAAAGGAAATCCAACCTTCAGCTTTAAGGGAAGTCCTTGTGCAAATCCCTGACATCAAATGGGATGACGTGGGCGGACTTGAAGATGTGAAACAGGAACTCAAAGAAGCTGTAGAATGGCCATTGAAACATCCTGAAACATTCCAACGCCTTGGCATAAGACCTCCAAAAGGAACACTGTTATATGGTATTCCTGGAACCGGTAAAACCCTGCTTGCAAAGGCAGTGGCAAGTGAAAGTGAAGCGAACTTCATTTCAGTCAAAGGCCCTGAACTCCTCTCCAAATGGGTTGGAGAATCAGAAAAAGGTGTACGCGAAGTATTCAGAAAAGCTAAACAGGCTTCCCCAACAGTAATCTTTTTCGATGAAATAGATGCAATAGCCAGCGCACGTAGCGGAAACGACACTGACAGCGGAGTAACAAAAAGAGTGGTAAACCAACTATTAACAGAAATGGATGGATTAGAGGAACTCGAGGATGTGGCAATCATAGCCGCAACCAACAGACCGGACATCCTGGATGCAGGCCTTATGAGACCTGGAAGATTCGACAGACACATTGAAGTTAAAGAACCAGATGAAGAAGCAAGAATATCCATATTTAAAGTACATACCAAAAACATGCCTCTATCAAAAGACGTAGACCTCAAAAAACTGGCCAAAAACACAGAAGGTTATGTTGGAGCAGACATTGAAGCTATTTGCAGAGAAGCTGCAATGTTGGCTTTAAGAGATAATCTCGAAACTACTGAAATCCCATACAAATACTTCAAAGAGGCAATCGAAAAAGTGAAGCCAGGAAGCACTCAAATCCAAGATGAACAACTAGTTCAATACATGTAG
- a CDS encoding glycosyltransferase — MKCLFIVTGRGLGGDAMTALNAMKALEKKGVQCEIALDASAHGTLFEKNGYKWHKISVPHAGGHSATKLSAIKGGVKLFAATFKARSLIKKLKVDFVVGVLGGGAIVASLGGKVARKPTFSLISTPLDSKVCPKFNQCYILPELNMFRWETLPKNTAKAFYPLSDNMGDGDEAIALSKLKEYPNFDENKKTIVFSSGSSIFKGMIDGINIVADKTDEYNLVLVGIPLKEEYGELIDENKIIYAGYIDWINHLFKFADLTVLTDDGVSLEEAFTNGKPIVALARVKWGRYQNMAGVFKGAMIESEVENVCESIDEAFRNYDAMQEKALVYGQQCLDAADDLATDILSRI, encoded by the coding sequence ATGAAATGTTTATTTATCGTTACTGGTAGAGGATTGGGTGGAGATGCAATGACCGCACTCAATGCAATGAAGGCACTTGAGAAAAAGGGAGTTCAATGCGAAATTGCACTGGATGCCTCCGCTCATGGTACACTATTTGAAAAGAACGGATACAAATGGCATAAGATTTCTGTTCCTCATGCCGGAGGCCATTCCGCTACCAAACTCTCAGCGATAAAAGGTGGTGTCAAGCTATTCGCCGCAACATTCAAGGCCAGAAGCCTTATCAAAAAACTGAAGGTTGACTTTGTCGTAGGTGTTCTGGGCGGAGGGGCAATTGTCGCCTCACTTGGAGGTAAGGTTGCAAGAAAACCTACATTCTCACTGATATCAACACCTCTTGATTCAAAGGTCTGTCCCAAATTCAACCAGTGCTATATATTGCCTGAACTGAACATGTTCAGATGGGAAACACTGCCGAAAAATACTGCAAAGGCATTTTATCCTCTCTCAGATAATATGGGTGATGGTGATGAGGCAATAGCACTTTCAAAGCTAAAGGAATATCCAAACTTCGATGAAAACAAAAAAACAATCGTATTTTCATCAGGTTCATCAATATTCAAGGGCATGATTGATGGGATAAACATTGTTGCAGACAAGACCGATGAATACAATCTTGTGCTGGTCGGAATTCCTTTAAAAGAGGAATACGGTGAGCTGATTGATGAAAACAAAATAATTTATGCCGGTTACATTGACTGGATCAATCATCTTTTCAAGTTTGCAGACTTGACAGTTCTCACAGATGACGGTGTGTCCCTGGAAGAGGCATTCACCAATGGAAAGCCTATTGTGGCTCTTGCACGTGTCAAATGGGGAAGATATCAGAACATGGCTGGTGTGTTCAAGGGTGCAATGATAGAATCTGAAGTTGAAAATGTCTGTGAAAGCATAGATGAGGCATTCAGAAACTATGATGCCATGCAGGAAAAGGCCCTTGTTTATGGTCAGCAATGTTTGGATGCTGCCGATGATTTGGCAACAGATATCTTAAGTAGAATATAA
- a CDS encoding methanogenesis marker 8 protein yields the protein MVEDKHVIETLGKVRVVIENGQITEVGSSEMKYCPMFHAMHKVDELNEEFIRKNIQFRIDDFGMCTPQRVIEMDDLVTVGISEILKTNMEKGNIDCVVGACDGAGTLIMTNPRVVQGVGGRVSGLVSTTPIPEVIKGLEEKDCIILDPETAELNQLEGLKIALDRGYKNIAITILPCEMIEEIRNYPVDDDVNVYIFVAHTTGATAEEVEMMFENADIVTACASKAIDEYADEHKPYYYGVKVPIFCASDDGRRMLDVRLEKIGKPLTTNEYPRNKDDAPHKLL from the coding sequence ATGGTAGAAGATAAACATGTCATTGAAACATTAGGAAAAGTTAGAGTGGTAATTGAAAACGGACAGATAACCGAAGTCGGCTCCTCCGAGATGAAATACTGTCCAATGTTTCACGCAATGCATAAGGTCGATGAGCTGAACGAGGAATTCATCCGCAAAAACATACAGTTCAGGATAGATGACTTCGGAATGTGCACTCCTCAAAGGGTAATCGAAATGGATGACCTGGTGACCGTCGGAATATCCGAAATCCTGAAAACCAATATGGAAAAGGGAAACATTGACTGTGTTGTGGGAGCATGTGACGGTGCCGGAACACTGATAATGACCAATCCTCGTGTGGTTCAGGGGGTAGGTGGAAGAGTTTCAGGTCTTGTAAGCACCACTCCAATACCAGAAGTCATAAAAGGGCTTGAGGAAAAGGACTGCATAATATTGGATCCGGAAACTGCAGAGCTGAACCAGCTTGAAGGATTAAAGATAGCGCTTGATAGGGGATACAAGAATATTGCGATAACAATCCTTCCATGTGAAATGATTGAGGAAATCAGGAATTATCCGGTCGATGACGATGTCAATGTCTACATATTCGTGGCACACACAACCGGTGCAACAGCCGAAGAGGTTGAAATGATGTTTGAAAATGCGGATATTGTTACCGCATGCGCTTCAAAGGCCATTGACGAATATGCGGATGAACACAAGCCATACTACTATGGAGTGAAGGTTCCGATTTTCTGTGCAAGCGATGACGGAAGAAGAATGCTTGATGTGCGTCTTGAAAAAATAGGCAAGCCGTTGACTACCAATGAATATCCAAGAAACAAGGATGATGCACCGCATAAACTGCTGTGA
- a CDS encoding glycosyltransferase, giving the protein MKALFIVTGRGLGGDSMIALNTMRAFEKRGIQCEVALDSSAVGTLFEKNGYDWHRISVPHAGGMSATKSSTFSAASKSLKAMFVARDLIKKLGVDFVVGVLGGGAVIASLAGKVSRKPTFSICLTPLDTRICPKLNQCYILPESEKFKWDVLPKNVKKTHYPLSDNIVEGNSDIALDKLRDYPNFDENKKTIVFSSGSSIFKGTIDAMNIVSSKSDEYNLVLVGLPLHEEYSDLIDEDRIIYLGYINWINHLFEYSDLMVLTDDGISIAEAITCKKPIVILARVKWGRYQNIAGVFKGAIIESEVKDVYENVQLAFKDYDDLQEKSIFYAKECLKASDTLVDDVLKKVNE; this is encoded by the coding sequence ATGAAAGCTTTGTTTATCGTTACAGGCAGGGGTTTGGGTGGAGACTCAATGATTGCCTTAAATACCATGAGGGCATTTGAAAAAAGGGGAATTCAGTGTGAAGTTGCCCTTGATTCGTCTGCAGTCGGGACATTGTTTGAAAAAAACGGATACGATTGGCATAGAATATCAGTTCCCCATGCCGGAGGTATGTCTGCAACAAAATCATCTACATTTTCTGCAGCATCAAAATCATTGAAGGCAATGTTTGTTGCAAGAGACCTTATCAAAAAACTGGGTGTCGATTTTGTGGTAGGTGTACTGGGTGGAGGAGCGGTTATTGCTTCTCTTGCAGGTAAAGTTTCTCGAAAGCCAACGTTTTCGATTTGCCTAACTCCGCTTGATACCCGAATATGTCCAAAACTGAATCAGTGTTATATTCTCCCCGAATCTGAAAAGTTCAAGTGGGATGTTTTGCCGAAAAACGTCAAAAAAACACATTATCCTCTATCTGACAATATTGTTGAGGGCAATTCTGATATCGCTCTGGACAAGTTAAGAGATTATCCGAATTTCGATGAAAACAAAAAGACAATCGTCTTTTCTTCAGGATCATCAATATTCAAGGGTACAATTGATGCGATGAACATTGTCTCAAGTAAGAGTGATGAATACAATCTGGTTTTGGTCGGTCTGCCGTTGCATGAGGAATATTCCGATTTGATTGATGAGGATAGAATCATCTATCTGGGATATATTAATTGGATTAACCATTTGTTTGAGTACAGCGATTTGATGGTTTTGACTGATGACGGAATCTCGATTGCAGAGGCCATAACTTGCAAAAAACCTATTGTCATACTTGCCCGTGTCAAATGGGGAAGATATCAGAACATCGCAGGAGTATTTAAGGGGGCAATCATAGAATCTGAAGTTAAGGATGTATATGAAAACGTTCAGTTGGCTTTTAAGGATTATGATGATCTTCAGGAAAAATCAATATTCTATGCGAAGGAATGTCTTAAAGCCAGTGACACTCTGGTTGATGACGTCTTAAAAAAAGTAAATGAATAG
- a CDS encoding NAD(P)/FAD-dependent oxidoreductase — protein MKNIVIGSGPAGRLGSLELGKLGEDVTLIEKNHIAGTCLNEGCMVVCALTDITKFIDENNRFNKHGFLKSQIEISYEKIVEKITETQQMLRKLNQMENESVGNNVIYGEAKIEDGEVIVNNESFEWDNLMIATGARPFIPDVKGKEFGLTNKDILKLDDVPEKLNIIGGGIIACEIANIYSTLGSEVNVLARSTFLKELAPETKRYVLEKLMPDVNIMENTNVSEVFKDKVLTTDNQELEGIPFFATGRTPNSEIAEGFVELNPDKTIKVNEMMQTNVDNVYAAGDVTGGYQLTPVARKEGITAARNMAKYANKISYDCIPQTLSLNTEVSFVKNEKLDLDDDEKSTIAIPGIAGPGAFWKILEGNTGYTEIDFDGKNNKIAKINSISPSSTSDIAYLSYLMRMDYDLDDYGEFLEVHPSTDTNYKIIKNLWL, from the coding sequence ATGAAAAATATTGTTATCGGATCCGGTCCCGCAGGAAGATTAGGGTCACTTGAACTTGGAAAGTTAGGAGAAGACGTTACTTTAATTGAAAAAAATCATATAGCAGGAACCTGTCTGAATGAAGGATGCATGGTTGTCTGCGCACTTACAGACATTACAAAATTTATCGATGAAAACAACCGTTTCAACAAACACGGATTTCTCAAAAGCCAAATTGAAATTTCATATGAGAAAATTGTTGAAAAAATTACAGAAACACAGCAAATGCTTAGAAAACTAAATCAAATGGAAAACGAAAGTGTTGGAAACAATGTCATTTATGGTGAGGCCAAAATTGAAGACGGAGAGGTAATAGTCAACAATGAAAGCTTTGAATGGGACAATCTGATGATTGCCACCGGTGCAAGGCCATTCATTCCGGATGTCAAGGGAAAAGAGTTTGGACTTACCAACAAGGACATTCTAAAACTCGATGACGTGCCTGAAAAGTTAAATATCATTGGGGGAGGAATAATCGCATGCGAGATTGCCAACATCTATTCAACCCTGGGAAGTGAAGTCAATGTACTTGCAAGAAGCACATTTCTGAAGGAATTGGCACCTGAAACAAAAAGATACGTTTTAGAAAAGCTCATGCCTGACGTCAACATAATGGAAAACACAAATGTTAGTGAAGTCTTTAAAGACAAGGTCCTAACTACCGACAACCAGGAACTGGAGGGGATTCCATTTTTTGCAACCGGAAGAACCCCTAACAGTGAAATAGCTGAAGGATTCGTAGAGCTCAACCCTGATAAAACCATCAAAGTAAATGAAATGATGCAAACTAATGTTGATAATGTATATGCAGCAGGCGATGTTACCGGAGGATATCAACTGACTCCAGTAGCTAGAAAAGAGGGCATCACAGCAGCAAGGAATATGGCAAAGTATGCAAATAAAATAAGCTACGACTGCATTCCTCAAACATTAAGTTTGAACACTGAAGTGAGTTTTGTAAAAAATGAAAAACTGGACCTTGATGATGATGAAAAATCAACAATTGCAATACCTGGAATTGCAGGTCCCGGTGCATTCTGGAAAATACTTGAGGGAAACACCGGCTATACAGAAATAGACTTTGATGGGAAAAACAATAAAATAGCTAAAATCAACTCAATATCCCCATCTTCAACAAGCGATATTGCATACCTTTCCTATCTGATGAGAATGGACTATGATTTGGATGATTACGGTGAATTTTTAGAGGTACACCCATCAACCGATACCAATTATAAAATAATTAAAAATCTGTGGCTGTAA
- a CDS encoding 3'-5' exonuclease, whose translation MKVIYFDTETTGLDCRDCQIIELAMITVIEGKIVDEYDRFIKVDGKLPPRITEITGITDQMLDDDGFDEAKIAEDLRQRLTPNTLMIAHNAQFDLSFVYSLLQRYYPDADEILSKMDWLDTLTVLKDRKKYPHKLIDGVKHYGIQEVNFHRAIDDTRALMDVTRAMINERPDLEEYINIFGFNPKFGVSGPIFPFIEYKKQYYNNFMVSSGNILPKK comes from the coding sequence ATGAAGGTTATATATTTTGATACTGAAACTACCGGTCTGGACTGCCGTGACTGCCAGATAATCGAATTGGCCATGATTACAGTCATCGAGGGTAAGATCGTTGATGAGTATGACAGGTTCATAAAGGTTGACGGAAAGCTTCCTCCAAGAATAACCGAAATCACTGGCATAACTGACCAGATGCTTGATGATGACGGCTTTGATGAGGCAAAAATTGCTGAGGATTTAAGGCAAAGGTTGACTCCAAACACTTTGATGATTGCTCATAATGCACAGTTTGACCTTTCATTTGTCTACAGTCTTTTGCAAAGGTATTATCCAGATGCTGATGAGATTCTTTCTAAAATGGATTGGCTTGATACACTTACTGTATTGAAGGACAGAAAGAAATATCCTCACAAACTGATTGACGGTGTTAAACATTATGGCATTCAAGAAGTCAATTTCCACAGGGCAATCGATGATACCAGGGCGTTGATGGATGTCACAAGGGCCATGATAAATGAACGTCCTGACTTGGAGGAATACATTAACATTTTTGGTTTCAATCCAAAATTTGGTGTAAGTGGTCCTATATTCCCATTCATTGAATATAAAAAACAGTATTATAATAATTTCATGGTTTCTTCAGGCAATATTTTACCTAAAAAATGA
- a CDS encoding prephenate dehydrogenase produces the protein MIKMNVGIIGGTDGLGKTLVYYFRDEFEVYITGTNHKKGRKVAEELDVSYIESNAGIANICDMVIVSVPIQHTSSVIREVAPFMKSGSVMIDVTSIKEEPSKTMAEVLPDNVEYIPTHPVFGPRTTRLDNQVIVLTADKKGKWYKRVYDYLASKNMRIIETTAEKHDFMMSIVQVLTHFSFISTASAIEKLKVDLTESEDYESPIYNLMIDMIARIVSQNPYLTYNIQSMNSNGPHIRNTFAEAVTELRDVINAKDEEKFVEIAINATKHMGDITNALGRSDKAIGALNYEYSYLNECIGQEIGLRHIYSGKVHIGVLEELDNKTAVLKRGNKVKKLRIANIRIMLPDELHQWKVENSAKITRSISCVFSKNVNVETIQNTVMKIDNIINIKLIDAYSGSQIADDSISLTFEIIALEKDAVKNVENLFIGFGGTIR, from the coding sequence ATGATTAAAATGAATGTTGGAATTATTGGTGGAACAGACGGTTTAGGAAAGACACTTGTTTATTATTTTAGAGACGAATTTGAGGTATACATTACCGGTACCAATCACAAAAAGGGCAGAAAGGTTGCTGAAGAGCTTGACGTCAGTTATATTGAGTCCAATGCAGGAATTGCAAACATCTGTGACATGGTGATTGTTTCCGTTCCGATTCAGCACACATCCTCCGTGATTCGCGAAGTTGCCCCATTCATGAAAAGCGGTTCGGTAATGATTGACGTTACATCCATCAAGGAGGAGCCTTCAAAGACAATGGCGGAGGTTCTGCCCGACAATGTCGAATACATTCCAACACACCCGGTTTTCGGCCCCCGCACCACCAGACTTGACAATCAGGTCATTGTATTGACCGCAGACAAAAAAGGCAAGTGGTATAAGAGGGTTTATGACTATCTCGCATCCAAGAACATGAGAATCATCGAAACCACCGCTGAAAAGCATGACTTCATGATGAGTATTGTGCAGGTTTTGACTCACTTCTCATTCATCTCAACCGCTTCAGCCATTGAAAAGCTGAAAGTTGACCTGACAGAAAGCGAAGACTATGAAAGTCCGATATACAATCTGATGATTGATATGATTGCACGTATCGTTTCTCAAAACCCTTATCTGACATACAACATCCAATCCATGAACAGCAACGGCCCGCACATCAGAAATACATTTGCCGAAGCCGTTACCGAATTGAGGGATGTCATCAATGCTAAAGATGAGGAGAAATTCGTTGAAATTGCAATCAATGCTACAAAGCATATGGGCGATATCACAAATGCATTGGGTAGAAGTGACAAGGCCATAGGCGCATTGAACTACGAATACAGCTATCTGAACGAATGCATAGGTCAGGAAATTGGTTTGAGGCACATCTATTCCGGAAAGGTCCATATTGGAGTTCTTGAAGAGCTTGACAACAAGACTGCAGTTTTGAAAAGAGGCAATAAAGTCAAGAAACTCCGTATAGCAAACATCAGAATCATGCTTCCAGATGAGCTTCACCAGTGGAAAGTTGAAAATTCAGCAAAAATCACCAGATCAATAAGTTGCGTATTTTCAAAAAATGTTAATGTTGAAACCATCCAGAACACAGTGATGAAAATAGACAATATAATAAATATCAAGCTGATTGATGCATATAGCGGTTCGCAAATCGCTGATGATTCAATAAGTCTGACATTTGAAATCATTGCCCTTGAAAAAGATGCCGTCAAAAATGTTGAGAACCTGTTCATCGGTTTTGGCGGAACAATCAGATAA
- a CDS encoding mRNA surveillance protein pelota — protein sequence MKIVKEDEKEGMVEVVPETLDDLWHLSHIIEVGDNASSKTTRRIQDNTGDKLRSDRGVKKTFTLGLDIENISFHLFTGKLRLTGVITRGPEDLIPLGSHHTLEVKLNTPLKIRKPRWPKWAIKRVNQAIEASKKLAAIIVVLEDDTATLGLMRQFGIEYYGPIKGHVSGKRIVDKNRQKNIVEFYEKVIESVTKFDAIQNIVIAGPGFVKNDFHDYLKDKHPDLSKISIVEPTGSGGRNGISEVLKKGTVEKLTSENRVALEMGAINNLLTEIGKNSSKIAYGVGETQNAINLGAVEQLLILDTKVASENMGDAMDMVENMKGDVMVISSEHEGGKQLESLGGMAAILRYPIN from the coding sequence ATGAAAATCGTAAAGGAAGATGAAAAGGAAGGAATGGTTGAGGTTGTCCCTGAAACCCTGGATGATTTGTGGCACCTGTCCCACATAATTGAAGTTGGAGACAATGCGTCCTCAAAAACCACCCGTAGGATACAGGACAATACGGGAGATAAGCTGAGAAGTGATAGGGGAGTTAAGAAAACATTCACTTTGGGTCTTGATATTGAAAACATTTCATTTCACCTGTTCACAGGAAAATTAAGGTTGACCGGAGTCATAACAAGGGGGCCTGAGGATTTGATTCCACTGGGATCACACCACACCCTTGAGGTCAAGCTCAACACCCCATTGAAAATCAGAAAGCCGAGATGGCCAAAATGGGCAATCAAAAGGGTTAACCAGGCTATCGAGGCATCCAAAAAACTGGCGGCAATAATAGTGGTTCTTGAAGACGATACCGCAACATTGGGTTTGATGAGGCAATTCGGCATTGAATATTACGGTCCGATTAAGGGACATGTCTCAGGAAAGCGCATTGTAGACAAAAACAGGCAAAAGAACATTGTTGAGTTCTATGAAAAGGTAATCGAGTCAGTAACAAAGTTCGATGCAATCCAGAACATTGTAATTGCCGGACCGGGATTTGTCAAAAACGATTTTCATGATTATCTGAAAGACAAACACCCCGACCTTTCAAAGATTTCAATCGTCGAGCCTACAGGTTCCGGTGGAAGGAACGGAATAAGCGAGGTTTTAAAGAAGGGCACAGTCGAAAAGCTGACTTCCGAAAATCGTGTTGCCCTGGAGATGGGAGCCATCAACAACCTGCTCACTGAAATCGGTAAGAATTCCTCTAAAATTGCATATGGTGTTGGCGAAACCCAGAATGCAATCAACCTTGGAGCGGTTGAACAGCTGCTGATTCTTGACACCAAGGTGGCCAGCGAGAATATGGGCGATGCAATGGACATGGTCGAGAACATGAAGGGTGATGTCATGGTCATCAGCAGTGAACATGAGGGCGGAAAGCAACTGGAAAGCCTCGGAGGTATGGCGGCCATTTTAAGATACCCTATTAATTAA